One window from the genome of Alkalihalobacillus sp. LMS6 encodes:
- a CDS encoding nitronate monooxygenase family protein, which produces MVIRLLNIQYPIIQGGMGNISDPILVAAVSEAGGLGTIGCGTLSAIQVNEKIVETRKRTTKPIALNIPLAVNEYREELIELAINERIPVVSLSAGNPQPFISRLKQHGITVICVVATVKQGRKAEEAGADLLVAEGFEAAGINAIQEMTTLTLIPQLVSHVHIPVVAAGGIGDGKGLAAVLMLGASGVQMGTRFIATQDAPYSQRYKEKLLNATDQSTLVLGRAHGQVRRVLKGVYTEHIHKHERGYSPDEYQTLTSEDAHQKGAIDGNDEQGFMNGGQVAGLINDLPTVKNLLDTMIAEAKAIMQENMSLLG; this is translated from the coding sequence ATGGTAATCCGATTATTAAACATACAGTACCCGATCATTCAAGGGGGAATGGGAAACATTAGTGATCCCATTCTCGTGGCTGCCGTTTCTGAAGCTGGTGGGCTAGGCACAATTGGTTGCGGCACACTTTCCGCCATACAAGTGAATGAAAAAATTGTAGAGACGAGAAAGCGAACGACAAAGCCAATTGCGCTAAATATACCGCTTGCTGTTAACGAATACCGAGAAGAATTAATTGAATTGGCAATAAACGAGAGGATACCCGTTGTCTCATTATCTGCGGGCAATCCTCAACCCTTTATTTCACGGTTAAAACAGCATGGAATTACCGTAATATGTGTGGTTGCGACAGTTAAGCAAGGAAGAAAAGCAGAAGAAGCCGGTGCAGATCTTCTTGTAGCTGAAGGGTTTGAAGCGGCAGGCATTAACGCCATACAAGAAATGACAACGCTTACATTAATCCCGCAACTCGTTTCACATGTTCACATTCCTGTTGTAGCAGCAGGAGGCATTGGGGACGGAAAAGGGTTAGCGGCTGTATTGATGTTAGGAGCGAGCGGAGTTCAGATGGGAACGCGCTTTATTGCCACACAGGATGCACCTTACAGCCAGCGTTATAAAGAAAAACTTCTTAACGCCACAGATCAATCCACGCTCGTTTTAGGGCGAGCGCATGGTCAAGTAAGACGGGTATTAAAAGGAGTTTATACAGAACATATACACAAGCATGAACGAGGTTATAGCCCCGATGAATATCAAACCCTTACATCAGAGGATGCTCACCAAAAAGGGGCAATTGACGGCAATGACGAGCAAGGCTTTATGAACGGAGGGCAAGTGGCTGGTCTCATTAACGATTTACCAACTGTAAAGAACTTATTAGACACCATGATTGCAGAAGCGAAGGCTATCATGCAAGAAAACATGTCGCTCTTGGGCTAA
- a CDS encoding sodium-dependent transporter — protein MEKQQWSSKYGFILAAAGSAIGLGAIWKFPYVAGENGGGAFFLIFILFTLLVGLPLLIGEFVIGRSTQKNAVDSYKTIAPGTSWYLLGRLGMVTAFLLLSFYSVVGGWILLYIWKVITGQLSGLDGAEYGDILNQTIADPVLAIVGHLIFMVLVMAVVSRGVQKGIEKASVIMMPALFILFLVIVVRSVTLDGAMEGISFLLVPDFSSLTGEGVLFAMGQSFFALSLGISVMVTYSSYLSKQENLVQSASAIVIMNFLVALLAGLAIFPAVFSFGLSPAEGPALIFAVLPTVFSQMPFGMGFLLIFLILFLFAALTSAFSMIEIIVAAQTKGDERKRAKSTWLIGLAIFVVGIPSALSYGIWSDVTIFGRIIFDAVDFLVSNILLPVGALLIALFIPLRMKKEVLLKEFTSGNSKGRKLFAAWLLFIRIVVPIAIIFVFIHALGGFNWLIGE, from the coding sequence ATGGAAAAACAACAGTGGTCCTCAAAGTATGGCTTTATATTAGCTGCAGCTGGATCTGCAATTGGGCTTGGTGCAATATGGAAATTCCCTTATGTAGCTGGAGAAAATGGTGGGGGCGCGTTTTTCCTAATCTTTATTTTGTTCACACTGCTAGTCGGTTTGCCTCTCTTAATCGGAGAGTTCGTCATTGGTCGGAGTACACAAAAAAATGCTGTCGATTCATACAAAACGATTGCTCCAGGAACTTCATGGTATTTACTAGGGAGACTTGGAATGGTAACTGCTTTTCTCTTACTCTCTTTTTACAGCGTCGTCGGCGGTTGGATTTTACTTTACATCTGGAAAGTAATTACAGGTCAGCTTTCAGGGCTTGATGGTGCTGAATATGGGGACATCTTAAACCAGACGATTGCCGATCCGGTTTTAGCGATAGTCGGACATTTGATTTTTATGGTTCTGGTTATGGCTGTAGTCTCAAGAGGTGTGCAAAAAGGGATTGAAAAAGCCAGTGTTATTATGATGCCAGCCTTATTTATTTTATTCTTAGTAATTGTCGTTCGCTCTGTCACATTAGATGGCGCAATGGAAGGAATATCGTTTTTACTCGTACCTGATTTCAGTTCTTTAACCGGTGAAGGGGTCTTGTTTGCCATGGGGCAATCATTCTTCGCCCTTAGTTTAGGGATTTCAGTCATGGTGACATACAGTTCGTATTTATCAAAGCAAGAGAATTTGGTGCAGTCTGCAAGTGCGATTGTCATTATGAATTTCCTTGTAGCCCTTCTTGCAGGGCTAGCGATATTCCCTGCTGTCTTCTCATTTGGACTAAGTCCTGCCGAGGGACCAGCACTCATTTTTGCTGTCTTGCCGACTGTATTTAGCCAAATGCCGTTTGGAATGGGCTTCCTCTTAATCTTTTTGATCTTATTCTTATTTGCAGCATTGACATCCGCGTTTTCAATGATTGAAATTATTGTTGCGGCTCAAACGAAAGGTGATGAGCGCAAACGTGCGAAATCAACATGGTTAATTGGACTCGCAATCTTTGTTGTAGGTATTCCTTCTGCTTTGTCTTATGGTATTTGGTCAGACGTCACCATTTTTGGGCGAATCATATTTGACGCGGTCGACTTTTTAGTCAGTAATATCTTATTGCCTGTAGGGGCATTATTAATTGCCTTATTCATCCCGTTAAGAATGAAGAAAGAAGTACTATTAAAAGAATTTACTTCAGGTAATTCAAAAGGTCGCAAGTTGTTTGCTGCATGGTTGTTGTTTATTCGAATTGTTGTACCAATCGCGATTATTTTCGTTTTTATCCACGCGTTAGGTGGCTTTAATTGGTTAATAGGAGAATAA
- the paaX gene encoding phenylacetic acid degradation operon negative regulatory protein PaaX, producing MSANTQSMIFTIYGDYIRHYGSKIWIGSLIKLLKEFGHNEQAVRVAVSRMVKQGWLLSERKGTKSFYSLTARGVARMDEAGDRIFKFEDHAWDGKWRMLLYKIPEDQRQIRDELRKELLWSGFGSFSASCWISPNPLEERVQALIDKYDIKEYVDFFEAVYKSEDNLNLVEKSWQLTEIEQKYEAFVAQYSRSFIAHQAAIKQNVLSDADCFVVRTNLVHEYRKFLFIDPGLPKDLLPPNWNGREAKLLFGQYYRLLAEPASRFFEAVFEEDNDLAFKESGYDAHSHPLIVEE from the coding sequence ATGAGTGCAAATACACAATCTATGATTTTTACAATCTATGGAGACTATATTCGCCATTATGGAAGCAAAATTTGGATTGGAAGTTTAATTAAGCTATTAAAAGAATTTGGACATAATGAACAGGCCGTCCGCGTTGCTGTATCACGTATGGTTAAACAAGGGTGGTTGTTGTCAGAGCGAAAAGGCACAAAAAGCTTTTATTCATTGACAGCTCGTGGAGTGGCTCGCATGGATGAGGCAGGGGATCGGATTTTTAAATTTGAAGATCATGCCTGGGATGGGAAGTGGCGGATGTTGCTTTATAAAATTCCAGAAGATCAACGTCAAATCCGTGATGAGTTAAGGAAAGAACTGTTATGGAGTGGGTTTGGAAGCTTTTCAGCATCTTGTTGGATCTCTCCCAACCCGTTAGAAGAACGTGTGCAGGCGCTAATTGATAAGTACGATATTAAAGAGTATGTCGACTTTTTTGAGGCGGTTTACAAGAGCGAAGATAATCTAAACCTCGTTGAAAAAAGTTGGCAGCTTACAGAGATTGAGCAAAAATATGAAGCATTTGTAGCACAATATTCACGTTCGTTCATTGCTCATCAAGCTGCAATTAAACAAAACGTACTGTCAGACGCAGATTGTTTTGTTGTGCGAACCAATCTCGTTCATGAATACAGAAAGTTTTTATTCATTGACCCGGGTCTTCCAAAGGATTTATTGCCGCCGAATTGGAATGGACGAGAGGCGAAACTCCTTTTTGGGCAGTACTATCGCTTGTTAGCAGAGCCAGCGAGTCGTTTTTTTGAAGCCGTGTTTGAAGAAGATAATGACTTAGCTTTTAAAGAATCTGGCTATGATGCTCATAGTCATCCACTGATTGTAGAAGAATAG